In a single window of the bacterium genome:
- a CDS encoding glycosyltransferase, which yields MPLFSRILRKSSGGGTAVQFPLVLKNVTRGDDRYAIWAHQHRWTGRNEKWCRRQIEKFQDRPTVGILMQSINPKVEFFRQSLSSIFNQIYPFHELSIVDRGSTDPEAKKLLESIEKDPRVKVNYQKGSVRDITAIAKIMKRAEAEWILVMGAEDVLEPNTLYNMVATLQNSVEIDFVFSDSDLIDEQGTRLDPQFKPVWAVGSHYPVGYYQHPVFLSSRLVDKLKGHERVSQLMEEGVLLDEASNHSRYVLQAPGILYHARSHGFKHEKPPDPVSNVLINENLIQEDGKILINIQKRARSEPKVPLNILWAIDSLDRDDGPAVWFHYLRYLSKESGHKFSVLSLQDGPMLAEYEKLCPVLVTNESQSELSERITKLNSETPFDVAFVSSVQNSWFPEALQQLNIPTLWQLYPAVDQQLTEVLTKKFLFPATILFLNSAIATRFKDLDPRNVSRILPTGVDLVDLKTFKQRNSPFDLREKFGISRSSKVFSIVGPTIERKGQKMFVSAALRVLDQNPDGELDFFIAGTRPGSYLEELKTLINDCGKASRFHLIPETQDVFQYYPFYLLSDVIVSCSTEEVFPLTILEAMATKKAVIGTKVFGTREVIEHDENGFLVKSGDEKELAERIEFLIQKPDYVDFFARRSLEIVYEKFQFRKIAVRLEELLRESIVYEP from the coding sequence TGGACTGGGCGAAACGAGAAATGGTGTCGCCGGCAAATCGAGAAATTTCAAGATCGTCCAACGGTTGGGATTCTGATGCAATCCATCAATCCAAAGGTCGAGTTTTTTCGGCAAAGTCTGTCTTCCATCTTCAATCAGATTTATCCCTTCCATGAGCTTTCCATAGTGGATCGAGGTTCAACAGATCCGGAAGCGAAAAAACTTCTTGAATCGATTGAGAAAGATCCTCGAGTTAAAGTGAATTATCAGAAAGGAAGCGTGCGAGACATTACTGCGATTGCCAAAATCATGAAAAGAGCGGAAGCGGAATGGATTTTAGTGATGGGCGCTGAAGACGTGCTGGAACCGAACACCCTCTACAACATGGTTGCCACACTTCAAAACTCTGTAGAGATTGATTTTGTGTTTTCAGATTCCGATTTGATCGATGAACAAGGAACCCGTTTGGATCCTCAATTCAAACCTGTTTGGGCGGTCGGCTCGCATTATCCCGTTGGTTATTATCAGCATCCCGTTTTTCTGTCCTCGCGCCTTGTGGATAAGCTGAAAGGCCATGAACGAGTCAGCCAGTTAATGGAGGAAGGCGTTCTGCTCGATGAAGCTTCGAATCACAGTCGCTACGTGTTACAGGCGCCCGGTATTTTGTATCACGCCCGCTCGCATGGATTCAAACATGAAAAACCGCCGGATCCAGTTAGCAATGTTTTGATTAACGAGAATCTGATTCAGGAAGATGGGAAGATTCTAATTAACATACAGAAACGCGCGCGTTCCGAGCCAAAGGTCCCGTTGAATATTTTGTGGGCCATCGATTCGCTGGATCGCGATGACGGACCGGCCGTATGGTTTCACTACCTGCGGTATCTGTCGAAAGAATCCGGCCACAAGTTTTCGGTTTTATCATTGCAAGATGGACCGATGCTCGCTGAATACGAAAAGCTGTGTCCGGTTCTAGTCACCAACGAATCTCAATCGGAACTTTCCGAACGCATCACAAAACTCAACAGTGAAACTCCCTTTGATGTAGCATTTGTGAGCTCGGTGCAAAACAGCTGGTTTCCGGAAGCTCTGCAGCAACTGAATATTCCCACACTGTGGCAACTCTATCCAGCCGTAGACCAGCAGTTGACCGAAGTTCTGACGAAAAAGTTTCTGTTTCCCGCAACCATCCTGTTCTTGAATTCTGCGATCGCCACAAGATTCAAAGATCTCGATCCAAGAAACGTTTCCCGAATCCTACCCACGGGTGTGGATCTGGTAGACCTAAAGACGTTTAAGCAGAGAAACAGTCCATTCGATTTGCGTGAAAAGTTCGGAATCTCCAGATCGTCCAAAGTTTTTTCTATTGTGGGGCCCACGATTGAACGAAAAGGACAAAAGATGTTTGTGTCCGCTGCGCTTCGGGTCCTGGATCAGAATCCGGATGGCGAGCTGGACTTCTTCATCGCCGGTACGAGACCGGGAAGCTATCTGGAGGAATTGAAAACTCTCATCAACGATTGCGGGAAGGCGTCGCGGTTTCACCTCATTCCTGAAACACAGGATGTTTTTCAATATTATCCGTTTTATCTGCTTTCCGATGTGATCGTTTCCTGTTCAACGGAAGAAGTCTTTCCGCTAACGATTCTTGAAGCGATGGCAACAAAAAAAGCCGTGATCGGCACTAAAGTCTTTGGTACGCGTGAGGTCATAGAGCACGACGAAAATGGTTTTCTCGTGAAGTCAGGTGATGAGAAAGAGCTGGCCGAACGAATAGAATTTCTGATACAGAAACCGGATTATGTGGATTTTTTTGCTCGACGCAGTCTGGAAATTGTGTATGAAAAATTTCAATTCCGAAAGATCGCCGTTCGGCTGGAGGAATTGCTGCGCGAATCCATCGTGTACGAGCCATAG
- a CDS encoding amidohydrolase family protein — MCLAHWIAPQKCIEDLLKSISSKAADLVRRAFENIDPQKQIDYHTHIAGVGGGGSGAFVNPRMLSWKHPFHRIKFRVYRTACGVVNEAKTDEEMVQRLADLIRNNPFHGKHRLLAFDKNYRLDGTVNLEKTEFYVPNEYVFAIATSHPDLFVPAISVHPYREDALSELEKWAARGAGMIKWLPNAMGIDPSNPKCDASYQKMKDLGLILLSHGGEEKAVESEEDQKLGNPMLLRRALDHGVKVIVAHCAGLGTNEDPDNPGRKVPNFELFLRLMDEPRYEGLVFGDISAMTQFNRLGVPVTTILQRDDLHERLVNGSDYPLPAINFLILTKPLVRHGYISAEQRGLLREIYKSNPLVFDFVLKRNLVAPGTNKRFPDSVFQAHPEL, encoded by the coding sequence ATGTGCCTGGCTCATTGGATCGCCCCACAAAAATGTATTGAAGATCTATTGAAATCAATCAGCAGCAAAGCCGCTGATCTGGTACGCAGAGCATTTGAAAACATCGATCCGCAAAAGCAAATCGACTATCACACGCACATTGCAGGTGTGGGTGGTGGAGGTTCAGGAGCATTCGTGAATCCGCGGATGCTCAGCTGGAAACATCCTTTTCACCGCATCAAATTCCGCGTTTACCGCACCGCATGCGGAGTTGTAAACGAAGCAAAAACCGATGAAGAGATGGTCCAGAGACTCGCGGATCTCATTCGCAACAATCCATTTCATGGGAAACATCGCCTTCTCGCATTCGACAAAAACTACAGATTGGATGGCACAGTGAATCTTGAAAAAACGGAATTTTATGTGCCGAATGAATACGTTTTTGCGATTGCGACGAGTCATCCGGATCTTTTCGTTCCGGCAATCTCGGTTCATCCATACCGTGAAGATGCCCTGTCAGAGCTTGAGAAATGGGCTGCCCGCGGCGCGGGCATGATCAAGTGGCTTCCGAATGCAATGGGAATCGATCCATCCAATCCAAAATGCGATGCCAGCTATCAAAAGATGAAAGATCTGGGACTGATCCTGCTCAGCCATGGCGGCGAAGAGAAAGCCGTGGAATCGGAAGAAGATCAGAAACTGGGAAATCCTATGTTGTTGCGAAGAGCATTGGATCATGGAGTCAAAGTGATCGTTGCTCATTGCGCGGGACTTGGCACGAATGAAGATCCGGACAATCCCGGAAGGAAAGTTCCTAATTTTGAGCTCTTTTTGCGGTTGATGGATGAACCACGCTATGAAGGGCTGGTGTTTGGTGACATCTCGGCAATGACACAATTCAACCGGCTCGGGGTGCCGGTCACAACGATTCTGCAGCGAGACGATTTGCACGAGCGGCTGGTCAACGGAAGCGATTATCCCTTGCCCGCAATCAATTTCTTGATTCTTACAAAACCACTCGTCAGGCATGGATACATCTCAGCGGAACAACGCGGTTTGTTAAGAGAGATCTACAAATCAAATCCTCTCGTGTTTGATTTTGTCCTGAAACGAAACCTGGTTGCGCCCGGCACAAACAAGCGCTTTCCCGATTCTGTATTCCAGGCACATCCTGAACTTTAA
- a CDS encoding aminotransferase class III-fold pyridoxal phosphate-dependent enzyme, whose amino-acid sequence MAFIERRRPQFSESEAVEIAQSLYRMSGYFEELPSERDQNFYLRDGSGKEFVLKIASALELEETLEMQNKAMEHVASRTDFAFTQRICRNVQNKGMASVVDSSGRPHFVRMLTYLPGVPLALFRPHSAALLRNLGKALGHMDHALSGFHHAAARRDLRWDFDRAEWVLLHFGRNIKEGNRSKIIRNCLSHWREFVVPALPSLRKAVVYHDANEYNVLVFQEDSNAAPAIGLIDFGDMLFTYTVSEVAIGTAYAMLEKPDPLSAAVEVVRGYHSVFPLTETEIALLYYFISMRLCLSVSISAFQQQEEPANEYLRISEAPAWELLEKLSQIHPRLATYRFREACELEPYPRSREVQEWLEESSAGESPAPEPQGYGEVRFANSPGCRLLGNEGYEWRSIHLGLDYFADPGTPVYSPYDGVIHSFRNNAEAGDYGPTIIVEYRAGEIPFFLLYGHLSTDSLLGLYAGKSVVKGVCLGRVGTFEENGNWPPHLHLQIILDLLDEQGTFPGLCASGHKKTWFSLCPDPNLIYGVKQTEGQQRETAKILSRRKEHISSSLSISYRSPLQIIRGKGQFLFDENGRAYLDCVNNVCHVGHAQPRVVEAAQKQMSALNTNTRYLHKNLVEYAERLCATLPEPLKICFFVCSGSEANDLALRLARVYTGNQSTIVVEGAYHGNLSSLIEISPYKFDGPGGSGAPPFVRKVVMPDLYRGSFRYGDPEAGEKYAEDVRAMAQPGSTFIVESALGCGGQIILPAHYLEHAFQHVREKDGVCIVDEVQVGFGRVGSHFWCFETQNVVPDIVTMGKPIGNGHPLAAVVTTSKIAAAFENGMEYFNTFGGNPVSCAIGLSVLDVMEEENLQAHALETGGYLKAGLQSLTQKHALIGDVRGLGLFLGIEFVKDRTTLTPAPQEASYIVERMKERGILLSTDGAYHNVIKIKPPMVFTREDADWLVQNLDVVLGETPLK is encoded by the coding sequence ATGGCGTTCATTGAACGAAGGCGACCGCAATTTTCAGAATCGGAAGCGGTGGAGATCGCGCAGAGCCTCTACCGTATGTCCGGATATTTTGAAGAGCTGCCAAGTGAGCGAGATCAGAATTTTTATTTGCGGGATGGAAGCGGAAAGGAATTTGTTTTGAAGATTGCCAGCGCTTTGGAGCTGGAAGAGACGCTGGAAATGCAAAATAAAGCGATGGAGCACGTGGCTTCGCGTACCGATTTTGCTTTCACACAACGAATTTGCAGGAATGTACAAAACAAAGGGATGGCCTCGGTTGTTGATTCTTCGGGCCGTCCTCATTTTGTGCGGATGCTTACCTACTTACCCGGAGTTCCGCTCGCGCTCTTCCGCCCGCATTCCGCTGCGCTGTTGCGGAATCTTGGAAAAGCACTCGGACACATGGATCATGCGTTGAGTGGCTTTCATCATGCTGCCGCGCGTCGCGATCTCCGCTGGGATTTTGATCGCGCTGAATGGGTCCTTCTTCATTTTGGTCGTAACATCAAGGAAGGGAACAGAAGCAAAATCATTCGGAATTGTTTGTCTCACTGGCGGGAATTTGTGGTCCCAGCGTTGCCTTCGTTGCGGAAGGCAGTCGTCTATCACGATGCGAATGAATACAACGTTCTTGTGTTTCAGGAAGACAGCAACGCGGCCCCCGCCATTGGACTCATCGATTTTGGGGACATGCTGTTCACGTATACAGTTTCAGAAGTTGCAATCGGGACCGCATACGCAATGCTGGAGAAGCCGGATCCATTATCCGCGGCAGTTGAAGTTGTGCGCGGCTATCACAGCGTCTTTCCTTTGACTGAAACGGAAATAGCGCTCCTCTATTACTTTATTAGTATGCGTTTGTGTTTGAGCGTCAGCATCTCTGCATTTCAGCAGCAAGAAGAACCTGCGAATGAATATTTGCGAATCAGCGAAGCGCCTGCGTGGGAGTTGCTGGAAAAGCTGAGTCAAATACATCCGCGCTTGGCAACTTACCGATTCAGGGAAGCTTGTGAATTGGAGCCTTATCCGAGATCGCGAGAAGTGCAGGAATGGTTAGAGGAAAGCTCCGCGGGCGAGTCGCCCGCACCGGAACCTCAAGGATATGGGGAAGTGCGTTTTGCGAATTCTCCCGGGTGCCGGCTCCTCGGAAATGAAGGTTATGAGTGGCGATCCATTCATCTGGGATTGGATTATTTCGCCGATCCGGGGACGCCGGTTTACAGTCCTTACGACGGCGTGATCCATAGCTTTCGAAACAACGCCGAAGCGGGAGATTACGGACCCACCATTATCGTTGAGTATCGCGCAGGCGAAATTCCATTCTTTTTACTGTATGGCCATCTGAGCACCGATTCGCTGCTTGGTCTGTATGCGGGAAAAAGTGTTGTGAAAGGGGTTTGCCTCGGAAGAGTGGGAACGTTCGAAGAAAATGGAAACTGGCCACCGCATCTTCATTTGCAAATCATTCTTGATTTGCTGGATGAGCAGGGAACATTTCCCGGACTTTGTGCATCCGGACATAAGAAAACTTGGTTCAGTCTGTGTCCGGATCCGAATCTGATTTATGGCGTTAAGCAGACCGAAGGTCAGCAAAGAGAGACCGCAAAAATTCTGTCGCGGCGAAAAGAGCATATCAGCAGCTCGTTGAGCATTTCTTACCGGAGCCCGCTACAGATCATCCGAGGGAAAGGGCAGTTCCTTTTCGATGAGAATGGTCGAGCGTATCTGGATTGCGTGAACAATGTGTGCCATGTGGGTCATGCACAGCCGCGCGTGGTGGAAGCAGCGCAAAAGCAAATGAGCGCGTTGAATACCAATACGCGTTATCTGCATAAAAATCTAGTGGAATACGCAGAGCGGTTATGCGCAACATTGCCTGAGCCGTTGAAGATCTGTTTTTTCGTTTGTTCCGGAAGCGAAGCCAATGATCTGGCATTGCGCTTGGCGAGGGTTTACACGGGCAATCAAAGCACGATCGTTGTGGAAGGCGCTTATCATGGAAATCTCAGTTCGTTGATCGAGATCAGTCCTTATAAGTTCGATGGTCCGGGCGGTTCCGGAGCGCCGCCTTTTGTTCGCAAAGTCGTGATGCCGGATCTTTATCGTGGTTCTTTCAGGTATGGCGACCCGGAAGCAGGCGAGAAGTACGCTGAAGATGTGCGTGCCATGGCCCAACCTGGAAGCACATTCATTGTTGAATCGGCGCTCGGTTGCGGTGGTCAGATTATTTTGCCGGCGCACTATCTCGAGCATGCTTTTCAACATGTTCGCGAAAAGGATGGCGTGTGCATTGTGGATGAAGTACAAGTCGGATTCGGAAGAGTGGGGAGCCACTTCTGGTGTTTTGAAACGCAGAATGTTGTGCCGGACATCGTGACGATGGGAAAACCGATCGGAAACGGACACCCGCTTGCCGCTGTTGTTACAACTTCAAAAATTGCAGCCGCTTTCGAAAATGGAATGGAGTATTTCAATACATTTGGCGGCAATCCGGTTTCCTGCGCGATAGGACTCAGCGTTCTCGATGTGATGGAAGAAGAGAATCTTCAGGCGCACGCGCTGGAAACCGGAGGATATTTGAAAGCGGGGTTGCAATCCTTAACACAGAAACATGCGTTGATTGGTGATGTTCGGGGTCTGGGACTCTTTCTTGGCATCGAATTTGTGAAGGATCGAACCACATTAACCCCTGCTCCCCAAGAAGCTTCTTACATCGTTGAACGGATGAAAGAACGAGGAATTTTGTTGAGCACAGATGGCGCCTACCACAATGTGATCAAGATCAAACCGCCGATGGTGTTTACAAGAGAAGATGCGGATTGGCTGGTTCAGAATCTAGACGTAGTACTGGGGGAGACGCCGCTGAAATAA
- the rpiB gene encoding ribose 5-phosphate isomerase B, whose product MKRVSIAADHAGFPLKSVVIRFLRNSGYDVIDLGTHSSDPVDYPDYARAIAESILSGQSTEGILLCGSGVGACVVANKFPGIRAGLCHDTYSAHQSREHDDCNVLCMGPRIIGDKLALEIVGVWIKAKFTGEERHVKRLEKLKAIEKQLYK is encoded by the coding sequence ATGAAGAGGGTTTCAATTGCTGCAGATCACGCGGGCTTTCCGCTGAAGTCAGTAGTTATTCGGTTTCTACGCAATAGTGGTTATGATGTCATCGATCTAGGGACTCATTCTTCAGACCCTGTTGACTATCCCGATTACGCGCGCGCCATTGCGGAATCGATTCTAAGCGGACAAAGCACAGAAGGAATTCTGCTGTGTGGCAGTGGCGTCGGCGCGTGTGTTGTCGCAAACAAATTTCCGGGAATTCGCGCGGGCCTCTGCCATGATACATATTCCGCACACCAGAGCCGCGAACACGATGACTGCAATGTGCTCTGCATGGGACCCCGCATCATCGGCGACAAATTGGCGCTGGAAATCGTTGGTGTGTGGATCAAAGCTAAGTTCACCGGAGAAGAACGGCACGTAAAGCGCCTCGAAAAACTGAAAGCTATCGAAAAACAACTGTATAAATAA
- a CDS encoding VOC family protein translates to MLVNRSAPTATVVPILVYEDLGEAIKLLCDAFGFTERLRFTTPDGTIRHAQLAIGDGDIMVGRMGGNFRPPRPGEVNQYVHVSVENVDQHFEHTKKYGVNIVETPADKPFGERQYTVEDHAGHRWTFSQHIADVAPEQWGATTSQEQ, encoded by the coding sequence ATGTTAGTAAACCGTTCAGCGCCAACCGCAACTGTAGTCCCGATTCTGGTTTACGAAGACTTGGGTGAAGCAATCAAATTGCTGTGTGATGCCTTTGGTTTCACCGAGCGTCTCCGCTTTACAACTCCGGATGGGACGATCAGGCATGCCCAGCTTGCGATCGGTGACGGTGATATTATGGTGGGCCGCATGGGCGGCAACTTTCGCCCTCCTCGTCCTGGCGAAGTAAATCAATATGTGCACGTAAGCGTTGAGAATGTTGACCAGCACTTTGAACACACCAAAAAATACGGTGTAAACATTGTGGAAACACCTGCCGACAAACCTTTCGGTGAAAGACAATACACCGTTGAAGATCATGCGGGGCACCGGTGGACATTTTCTCAACACATAGCAGATGTCGCGCCGGAACAATGGGGCGCCACAACATCTCAGGAACAGTAG
- the tkt gene encoding transketolase, protein MLAIDAVEKAQSGHPGTPMEAAAMAYELWTDILRYNPTNPNWPNRDRFVLSAGHASMLLYAMLYLTGYDLSLEQIRQFRQWGSQTPGHPEYGHAPGVETTTGPLGQGFAAGVGMAVAEKYLADLFNRPNQNIVDYHIFAYCSDGDLMEGVSSESASFAGHHRLNKLIYIYGDNHITIDGETDLTFSESVGARFESYNWFVQNIQGNDRAAFRKAIAAAKNQKERPSLIIARTNIGYGSPGKQDKAVAHGAPLGAEEVKRTKENLRWPAEPTFYVPDEVLQHFRKAVERGKQLEADWQARFNEYTDKHPQEAALWKQISQGKLPEGWQKSIPDFSKEKGMATRAASGKVLNSLANTLPHLVIGSADLAESTNTLLKDKGSFGKQPGGRNIHFGIREHCMGGVLNGMALSKMLIPAGGTFFIFSDYMRPAMRIAALMKLNTIYVLTHDSIGLGEDGPTHQPVEHLASFRAMTNMTTLRPADATETAVAWEIALTRRKGPVCLVLTRQKLPVIDRSRYAPVENAKKGGYVLADAPDKNPDLILMATGSEVSVILSAYEKLSAEGIKARVVSLLSWEIFDEQPDAYKEEVLPTSVTARIAVEAASPFGWCRYVGDRGQVIGMTTFGASAPVEVNMEKFGFTPENVIAKAKSLLKL, encoded by the coding sequence ATGCTCGCGATTGATGCAGTAGAAAAGGCGCAATCGGGACATCCGGGCACACCGATGGAAGCGGCCGCAATGGCTTATGAATTGTGGACCGATATTCTTCGCTACAATCCCACAAATCCCAACTGGCCGAACCGGGACCGTTTCGTGCTTTCGGCTGGGCATGCATCCATGCTTCTGTATGCCATGCTCTATTTAACAGGCTACGATCTTTCGCTGGAACAAATCCGCCAGTTCCGCCAATGGGGAAGCCAGACTCCGGGCCACCCTGAATACGGTCATGCTCCGGGCGTAGAAACGACCACCGGCCCTCTCGGTCAAGGTTTTGCAGCGGGCGTGGGAATGGCTGTTGCGGAAAAATATCTGGCCGATCTGTTCAACCGCCCGAATCAAAACATTGTGGACTACCACATTTTTGCGTACTGTAGTGATGGCGATTTGATGGAAGGTGTTTCATCAGAATCCGCTTCGTTTGCCGGCCACCATCGTTTGAACAAGTTGATTTACATTTACGGAGACAATCACATAACGATTGATGGAGAAACGGATCTCACTTTCAGCGAATCTGTAGGCGCGCGATTCGAAAGCTACAACTGGTTCGTGCAAAACATCCAGGGAAATGATCGTGCAGCGTTTCGAAAGGCTATTGCTGCGGCAAAGAATCAGAAGGAACGGCCATCACTGATCATTGCAAGAACAAACATCGGTTACGGTTCTCCTGGTAAACAGGATAAGGCGGTCGCACATGGGGCTCCGCTTGGAGCAGAAGAAGTGAAACGCACGAAGGAAAATCTCCGCTGGCCCGCAGAACCAACTTTCTATGTGCCAGACGAAGTTTTGCAACATTTCCGCAAAGCGGTCGAGCGCGGCAAACAGCTCGAAGCAGACTGGCAGGCGCGCTTCAATGAATACACTGATAAACATCCTCAGGAAGCAGCTTTATGGAAGCAAATCAGCCAAGGAAAACTGCCGGAAGGTTGGCAAAAATCGATTCCGGACTTTAGCAAAGAAAAAGGAATGGCTACGCGCGCAGCATCCGGCAAAGTCTTAAACAGTCTTGCCAATACGCTTCCACATCTTGTGATCGGGTCGGCTGATCTGGCAGAATCCACGAACACTCTGCTAAAAGACAAAGGCAGTTTCGGCAAACAACCGGGCGGAAGAAATATTCACTTTGGGATTCGCGAACACTGCATGGGTGGTGTTCTAAATGGAATGGCGCTGAGCAAAATGTTGATCCCAGCAGGCGGAACGTTTTTCATCTTTTCCGATTACATGCGCCCGGCGATGCGTATTGCCGCGCTGATGAAACTGAACACAATCTATGTCCTCACTCATGACAGTATCGGCCTGGGTGAAGATGGCCCCACGCACCAACCGGTGGAACATCTTGCTTCGTTTCGCGCAATGACAAACATGACCACTCTGCGTCCCGCAGATGCAACCGAAACCGCCGTCGCCTGGGAAATCGCATTGACTCGCCGGAAGGGCCCGGTTTGTCTGGTTCTTACGCGTCAGAAACTTCCTGTAATCGATCGTTCACGCTATGCGCCCGTAGAAAATGCAAAGAAGGGTGGATATGTACTCGCGGATGCGCCGGATAAAAATCCGGATTTGATTTTGATGGCAACCGGTTCGGAAGTCTCTGTAATTTTGAGCGCGTATGAAAAACTCTCCGCCGAAGGAATCAAGGCGCGAGTGGTGAGCCTACTTTCTTGGGAAATTTTTGATGAGCAGCCAGACGCATACAAAGAAGAAGTACTGCCCACTTCTGTTACAGCTCGCATTGCGGTGGAAGCTGCTTCCCCCTTCGGATGGTGCCGCTACGTAGGCGATCGTGGCCAAGTGATTGGTATGACGACGTTCGGCGCCTCTGCACCGGTGGAAGTAAACATGGAAAAATTCGGCTTCACACCGGAGAATGTAATTGCTAAGGCAAAGAGTCTTTTGAAGCTATGA